One Stenotrophomonas maltophilia R551-3 genomic window, CGCAGGTGGGCCGGATCATCCAGCGCGCCCTGCACCAGGAACAGGTTCTGCCCCGCACCCCCAGGGCCGTTGGCCTTGCCGAGCATCACGTGGTCCACCTGGCTGAGGTTGTTCTCCTTGGCCAGCACCGCCAGGCGCGCGGTCACGCCATCAGGGTTGTTGCCCAGCACCAGGCCGTGCTCGGCCTGCAGGCTGGCCACCTGGCCGCGGATCTGCTGGTACACAGGGTCGTTGGCGTGATCGGGGCGGTTGGCGGCCAGCTGCGTTTCGCGGCCATCGCGCTCCAGCGGCTCGTTCATCACCACCTTGGGCGTTTCAAGGCGGGTGCGGTAACTGTCCTCGGGGTGGAAGTGCGTGGCCTTCTCCGCGCGCTCCAGGCGCACGGCACGGGCGTCGTCCAGCGAGGCGATGATCCTCGGGTTGTGCTCACGCAGTGGGATGCTGCCTGGCACCTGCAGGTACCAGGCCTGCTCCTTTTCCGAATACATGTGGTACGAACTGCGCGAGCCGATGACATTGGGATCGCTGCTGGGCAGTGCCTCAGCCATGAGCGAGCCTTCGTACAGGCCCAGCCGGCCGACATAGCCGGTGGCGCTCCAGAAGGGCATGGCCAGGTACGCGCTGCCCAGCGTGTTGGCCGCGCGCTGGGTACCACCGACGTCGTTGTTGAGCATCTCCTTCCAGACTTCCTCGGCCTTGCCCTCTCCGCGTTCCTTGCGGGTGGCTTCCAGCAGCACACGCGGGGTCCAGCAGTTGGGGTCGAGGTGGTGGCGCTTGAAGGCTTCATCGTGCGCCTGCTGCACATCGCGGCCGGGCAGATTCAGGGCCAGATCGGGGCGCTTGGCCTCCATCCAGTGCTCGCGGCGTTCCAGGTCGCGGTGCAGCAGGGTCTGGCCGAAGGCCTCCCATTCGCGCTCGGTCAGGTTGCGGTTCTGCAGGGCCGGGTTGCGGTCGTGCTGGTCACGGGCCTGCGACTGCGCGTAGGCGTTGGCTACCTGGCCCGGCAGGTTGTCGTTGCGCACCACGCCCAGGGCCAGCAGACCGTAGCCATCGGAATGTTCCTTGTGCGCCAGGTAGCTCCAGTAGCGCTCGCGGTTTCCGCTGTCTGCGTATTCCCTGAGGATCTCCAGATCCTTGCGGGTCAATTCACCCATGTGTCGTTCCTCCTGAACCCTGGTCGGTTACCGCAGCTTGTAGCGGGCCAGCAGGACGCGCGTGGCGTCCTCCACGGCCTTCCAGTCCTTGAGCAGCACGCGCGGGTAGATCGCGCGCACCGACAGCCCATCCTGCGGGTCGGTGAAGGTATGCGTGCAGGTGGCCACCGGCACATCGGGGTCATCCACCAGCGTGGTGCCCTGCACGGTCAGCCCCTCGCGCCCATCCTGCGGCGGATTGCAGGTGATGAAGGTGGCCAGCGCGCCCTGTGTGTCGCGGGCGATGTACCACTCCTGGTCGGTTTCGGGCGTGCGCACCGGCGGCGTGCCGCGCTGCGCGGCATACGCCTCGGAAAACCGCGTCATGCGGGCTTCGTCGATGGCGTACGGGGTGAGCCCGAAGTGCGGCGTACCGGCGTTGCGCAGGTCCAGCCGGCGGCGCGGGTCGTCACGGTTGATCGAGCCGTCCTCGGTGGTCGCTTCGGTACTGGTCTTGCGCGGCAGCAGCTCGGCGATGGGGAGGGCGTCGATGTAATCCAGCGACAGGCTGATGGCGCGGTGGTGGTCGGACATGCTGCGCGAGGCGCGCGTGCCCGGCGGTGCCGCCTGCAGGTCGGGCCACAGGAGGGTGAGGCCGATGCCGCCGCCCACCGCCGGACCCATCTGGTCGTCGTACAGGTTGGCGGGGAAGGCGTAGCGGTGTGGGCCCAGCGTGGCTTCCACGGGGGCGGTGGTGTAGGTGTAGCCGTCCACGGTGTGGGACTGTGCGGTGTCGGTCATGGGGGTCTCCCGGTGCTCCGGTTCCTTGGAGGGGGCCTTGCTGCAGGCCGTGCTGCTTGCCAAGGCGATGGCCAGGGCCAACCAGCGGCCCGGCGGTGGCAGGTTCATGCGGCCGTTCCTTGAGGTGTACGAGGCACTATAGGACAGGTTCTGCGGCGTATTCCACAGAGCCGGTCACGCTCCATATCTGCATCCGGTGCCTCAGCGTTCGCTGGTTCACACATTCAGCATGCCTCCACTACGGGCTCCGTGCTTCTCCACCTGCCCGCCATCCCACCTATGCCATCATCCGCTCAGGACCGCAGCACCCATCAAGGCTGAACAGGCATGGAGCAGGCAACACGCTACACGGCAACGCTGTACCTGGCCGCCCCCGGTACCCCACTTAAGAGTGGGGGCATCTCACCGCGCGGCCACATGTACCTGCAGGTAGCCGCGGGCGGCGAGGCCCACAGTTACGGCTTCGCACCGCCGCGCCAGGCGCCGGGCGAAACCCGCACCGACGTGCAGTACGCGCAGGTGCGCCACGACGATGCCGACGAGCATCTGGACCCGTATTACAGCCGCACCCTGGAAATCACCGAGGAGCATTACGGCTGCCTGCGTGATTTCGCCGAGGAACCGGCAGAGTTCGAATTCGATGTTGATCGCCCGGCCACCATCAACCGTTGCAGCGATTTCGTCTGGGCGGCGCTGCACTACGCCGGCCTGCATCCGCTGCCGGCGCCGCTGGACGGCGGCAGCAATCTGGGCGAGTTCGCGGTGTTGTTCAACCTGCCGGAAATCCAGTGCATTGCCGCGCCGTTCCCGGGCAGCGATCTGAATGCCGAAACCCACCATGCGATGCCCGAGCGCGAGGCCGAACACCATCGCCAGGGCGACCGCGCCAGCGATGAGCCGCCGCCGACGCCGATTGAAGTGGCCGGCACGCTGCTGGACCCCTCGCATCCGGACCATCGCCTGTTCGCGCAGCTGATTCAGAAAGTAGCCGAGCTGGACGCCGCGCATGGCCGCCCGTTCGATGCGGCCAGCCAGCGCATCAGTGCCAGCCTGCTGGTGCTGGCCAAGCAGAACAATCTTTCGCGGGTGGACCACGTGCTGCTCAGCCAGCCGACCAAAAGCAGCCATGCCGCCGAGAGCATCTTCATCGTGCAGGGCGATCGCAACGACCCGGGGCACCGCCGCGCCAGCATCGCCACCGAGGTGGCGGCCAAGACCGATGTGGCCGATTCGCTGCGCTTGAAAGAGCAGTAATCCGCGCGCCTGCCATACGCGCACAGACGCACGCCACGCCCCCCACCTGCTACCATTCCCCCGCTACCCAGCCAGCCCACCCCGCGCAGACAGATGCAGGTCGGGCCGTCGTAGAACGGCCCAGCGAGCCAGGACACCCTCCCGTGCCCATTCAAGGACGCTCGCATGTTCCGTAATCCTCTCTTCCGCTCGGCCGCCCTGGCCGTTGCCGTTTCGCTCAGCCTCGGCGTGCCCTCCGCGTTCGCCGACAACGCCCCCACCGCCAGTGCCACCGCCGCCGTGCAGCGCCAGGCTGTGGCCAAGGGGCTGTACGAGCTGGCCTACAGCCCGAAGCAGAATGCCGTCTTCGTGGCCTCGTCCGGTGGCTTCGGCGATGACGCCGGCCCGGCCCAGGTGCTGCGCCTGAACCCGACCACGCTGGCCGTGGAAACCCGCATCCCGCTGGAGCGCAAGGCGTTCGGCGTGGTGCTGGATGACACCCAAAACCGCCTGTACGTGGGCAACACCGTGGACCTGTCGGTGACGGTGGTCGACACCGCGCAGAACAAGGCCGTCGGCACCATCCAGCTGATGGAGAAGAAGACCGGCAAGGATGGCAAGGCCGCCTACACCCACGACCTGCGCGAGCTGGTGGTCGACAGCGCCGCCAACCGCCTGTACTTGACCGGCCACAGCAGCCAGCCGGACGTGAGCAGCGTGCTGTTCGTGATCGATACCACCACGCTGAAGGTGGTCAACACCATCGACGGCCTGGGCTATGCGAAGGCGCCGGGCCTGGCGCTGGATGCGGCCAACAAGCGCGTCTACACCAGCAACCTGCTGGCCGACCTGGTGGTGGTGGGCACCGATTCGAACAAGGTGGTGGCACAGCACAAGATCGCCGCCGAGCAGCCGATGAACATCGCTCTGGATCCGGCAGGCAAGCGCCTGTTCGTGACCGACCAGGGCTCGGAATTCCTGCGTGGCTACCAGACCAAGAGCAGCGGCCTGGTCAGCAAGCATCCGGGCCAGCGCGTGCTGGTGCTCGATCGCAGCACCGGCAAGGAACTGGCCAGCATCCCGACCGATGCCGGTCCGCTGGGCATCCTGCTGGATGCACCGCGCAAGCGCCTGTACGTGACCAACCGCGAAGCGGGCACGGTGACCGCCTACAACAGTGACAGCTACCAGAAGGTGGCCACCTACACCGTGCCGACCCACCCGAACAGCCTGGCGCTGGATGCGAAGAACAACGTGTTGTTCGTGAGCATCAAGAACGGCGAGAAGGACGACAAGGGCGCTGACGAGAGCGTGGCGCGGATTCAGCTGTAATGCGATGACGCCGGGCCACGCCCGCCGACGTGCCGCGTGAAGAAGGCAGGGTGCAGACCCTGCCTTTTTCTTTGCCCGGTTGCAGTGCCGGAGGCCGCCCGCTAGGGTTGAAGCCCATGGCAGGGAGCCAAAGGGTCTGAATCATGATGGGTATCCATCGCTGGCTGCGTGCCGGCCTGATCTTCACGCTGGCGGGCGCACTCGGCGCCTGCAACAGCCGCATACCGGATGCGCCAGAGCCGCTGGATCTGGTCAAGCCAATCATCGTTGCCGAGCCCGGTCAGGCGGTGCGGTTCGAGTTCGAGACGAATGCCCGCAACTTCCACCCGGGTCGCACCTATGCGCTCGAGTTGGAAGTTGAGCATCAGGGGCCGGAAGACACCCGCGAGCCCAGCATCGCCACAATGCAGATCCCCTTTGAGGTGTCCCTGCAGCGGTTGACCGCAGGTACTTGGCAGGACGTTGCGACCTACGACAGCTACCAGGCAATGGCTCGCAACGCGGGGGAAGCGCTTCCAGAATGGCATGCATCCAGCGAATGGCGGTATACGTCGCCGCACATGGGGAGTGACGGCCAGTACACGCTGAGCTTGGTTGCTCTGCCAATGGAAATTAACTCCCGCTACCGCGTGGACGTGCGTACGGTGCAGAGGACCGCGGCACTGCAGGATTACTCGGCCCGTTTGCGGATCCATGCCGCCCGTCCCGCCGGAAAGTAATCAATCGCTTGGTTGTGGCGCCCTTGTTCGCTCGCCAGGGTAGAAACTTCATGGCAGGGAGCCAAAGGGTCTGAATCATGCTGGGTATCCATCGCTGGTTGCTTGCCGGCCTGATCTTCACGCTGGCGGGCGCACTCGGCGCCTGCAACAGCCGCATACCGGATGCGCCAGAGCCACTGGATCGGGTCAAGCCGATCGACGTTGCCGAACCCGGCCAGGAGGTGCGGTTCGAATTCGAGACGAATGCCCGCAACTTCCATCCGGGTCGACCCTATGTGCTGGATCTTGAGGTGCAGCGACACGGACCCGCGCCTGACAGTGAGCCTGACATGGACAGTCTTCATGTTCCCTTCCAGCTTTACCTGCAGCGCTGGGTCGCAGGTGCCTGGCAGGACGTCGCAACCTCTGATGTCCATCAAGCAACGACGAGCAATCTGGGTGAGCCGCTGCCCGAATGGCATGCATCGGCAGGCTGGCGCTACGCGCAGCAGGTATCGATGGACGCCAGCCGATATAGGTTGAGCATCGTCACCCTACCGATGGAAATGGGTGCCCGCTACCGACTGGAAGTGCGCACGGTGCAGCCCACCGCCGCGCTCCAGCATTACCCGGCTCAGCTGCGGGTCCATGCCGACCCTCTCTCTGGAAAATAGCCGCTGTCACACCTCTGATGGGAACTGAAGGATTCTTCTTATGGACAAGCCACGTTACGCCGTCGAGATCATCATCGCCGCCCCCGGTACGCCGTTGATAGACAAGAAGACCGGTAGCCAGGAAGTTATTGATGGGGTGCCGCAGACTTCCGGGCCAGGCCACATGTTCTACGTGCTTCGTGCGCCCGGTCAGCAGCCTCAGAGCTATGGGTTTGCACCCATAGAACACGGAAGCGTGAACGGCCAAGGCAAGGTCATGAATGATGATGCGACGATCTACAAGGACCCCCATTACAGCCGCACTCTCGAAATCAGCGAGGAGCAGTACAGGAAGCTTGAAGCGTTCGGCACGTACCCAAGTAAGTACGGCTTCGATCTGCAATACAAGGACGTGCGGCACAACTGCGTGGACTTCACCTGGGAAGCGCTTAACCATGCAGGCATCGAGCGGAAAAGAAGCATCGACGTGAACGCGCTGGGAGGCGGTATTGGCCAATTGCTTCCCGATGTCCGTATTCCCTTGGAGAGCAAGGGCGCAGGCAAGGATGGATTCCGACCGCTGCGCAACATCCATGGTGTGGACAGCATTGATCCGCCGTTTCCGGACAGCGAGCTCAATCAGAAGAAAACCAATCCCTTGCCCGCGCGCAGCTTCCAGCAACGCATCCTGAGCGACGCTGAGGGCGTGGGCGAACGAAGCGGTGATCATCTCGCCAGGCACGGCAACGATTTGCTGCTCTCGCAGATCCACCAGGGCGTGGCCCTGCTCGATGCAGAGCGGGGCCGCGCCTTCGATGCCACCAGCGAGAACATCAGCGCCAGCCTGTACGCCCTGGCCAAAGCGAACGGCCTGACCCAGGTCGACCACGTGCTGGTGAGCGATCGCACGGCGCAGGCCGATGTGGCGCAGAACATCTTCATCGTGCAGGGCGAGCGCGACGACCCGGCACAGCTGCGCGCCAGCATGCCAACTGCGGTGGCCGCGCAGACACCGGCGGAAACCTCGTTCGAGCGTGCCGAGCAGCTGTCGCAGTCTGCGCAGTCGCGCACGCAGGATGAGCTGCAGCAGCGCCAGGTGCAGGAGCAGTCCGGGCCGCGTATGGCCTAGGGCGGCAAGCGCCACGGCGAGCCGGCATTCTCGCGCTGGGCCGCCAGCAACGCTGGAGGCGGTTCAACCCAGGCGGTGTGCCGGGTTCTGCTGCTGTTCCTGCTCACGGGCCTGCTGTTCGGGCAGCTGCCCCATGGCGGGCTGCTGCGGGGCAATGCCCAGCTTCTGCATCGATTGCTCCACCGGCGTCTGCGCCGCCACAGCGGTCGGCATCATCGCGCGCAGGTGCGCGGGATTGGCCGGGTCGCCCTGCACCACGAAGATGTTGTGCCCAGCTGGATGATTGCCCGTGGCGTTGCTGACCAGCACATGGTCGACCTGCTGCAGGCCCTGTTCGCGGGCGAGAACGGTCAGGCTGGCGGTCAGGCGCTCGCTGGTCTGGTCGAACGGACGGCCATGCTGGGCGTCCAGTGCGGCCACGCCCTGACGGATCTGCTGGTTGAGGCCGTACTCGGGGTGGTTGGGGGTGATGTCTGCCATGGCGATCGAACGGTAGCGGTGGGTCGTGGTGGGCCCGGTCAGTATAGATCCGGCCCGTGAAGCACGCCCGAGGGGTCAATCCGCCGCACGATGGTCGTAGCTGATTACCCGTTCGGCCAACCAGCGCCCGTCTACGCGGCGCCAGACCTGGATGAAGCGGGCCTGGCCTACCCAGCGCTCCACGCCGTCCTTGCCGCGTTCATGGAAGCGGTGGTCGCCGATCTCCAGCGCCCGCTCGTCGTGCAAGGGGAACACCTGCAGCGAAGGTTCCACCAGTTCACGACGCAGGCTCCAGCCGCCCTTGCGCGCATTGCTGCACATGTTGGCCACGCTGCGGCGGAAGTCCTCGCGGCTGCTGGCAGACTTGCCGTCCTTGTCATGGAAGAACTCCATGTCTTCGGTGGTCATCGCGGCGGCCCGGTCGGCATCGCAGGCCTCGAAGGCGACGGCGAACAGCTGGGTGTCGGCCTGGCGGATCTGTTGGCGCAGGTCTTCGGCGGGCGACGGTGCGGCAGCGAGACCGGCGGCGAGCAGGGGCAGGGTGAGCAGCAACATGGCGAAACTCCCGGGGATGGTTCACGCAGGCTCGCATGGCATCTGGGCCGCTGCAGCCGACCTGCGACGAAACGAGCTTTCCGCGGAGCGAATGCCCGCATTGGCGGCCCGACCCAGGCGGCGTCGCCTGTGCAGGCGATGTCATGGCGACCGGCGATTCCATCACGGTCGCGATAGGGGCCCGCCACTAGCCTGAAAGCCTCCCCTTCCACAGGAGCTCCCATGCCTGCTTCCCGCATCCGCCTGCACGTTGAAGACACCGGTGGCGACGGTCGCCCGGTCATCCTGATCCACGGCTGGCCGCTGTCCGCCGATGCCTGGAAGACGCAGGTGTCGATCCTGCGCGATGCCCAGTACCGCGTGATCAGCTACGACCGCCGTGGTTTCGGCCGTTCCGACAAGCCGGCCGAGGGCTATGACTACGACACGCTGGCGGCCGATCTGGCCGGGTTGATCGAGGAGCGTGACCTGCGTGACGTCACCTTGGTCGGCTTCTCGATGGGCGGCGGTGAGGTGGCGCGCTATGTGGCCAATCACGGGCAGGATCGCCTGCACAGCGTGGTGTTTGCTGCTGCGGTGCCGCCGTATCTGCTGCGCAGTGACGACAATCCGGAAGGGCCGCTCACCCAGGAAAAGGCCGATGAAATGCGCAGCGGTCTGGAGAAGGATCGCGAGGCCTTCTTCGATGGCTTCACCCGCGACTTCTTCAGCGCCAATGGCCAGTTGATGGTGACCGAAGAGACGCGTCAGGCGGCGATCGCGCTGTGCCATCAGTCTGATCAGACTGCGGCGCTGGGCTGCATGCATTCCTTCGCCACCACCGACTTCCGCGAAGACCTGAAGAAGACCACCGTGCCCACCCTGATCCTGCACGGCGACAGTGATGCCATCGTGCCCTTCGAGCGCTCTGGCGAACGCACCCATCAGGCGATTGTCGGCAGCGAAGTGGTGATCCTGGACGGTGCGCCGCATGGCTGCAACACCAGCCATGCTGATCACTTCAATCTGGCACTGCTGAACTTCCTACGTTGAGTGACGTGATTCCCATTATCTTTGTGACTGGATCGATAATTCTCATCACATTTGGCTGGAGTTAATGAAGACTGATACGTTCGGGTCGATACCGTTGCCGGTACTCCAGCGAGATGAAAATGGCAACGGAACTAGCTTTCAGCATTGAATTTAACGACACCATCAACGCAGAGCGCGCCTACGAGCTGTACTGGGCGGACGTGATTACGGACAAGCGCGCGTTTCTTTGCCCCGAGCACGAGAGTGGCTGTCCAGCAAAGTACACCTGCGCGAACATGGATACCGAGCAGCTTCAATTGAAGCAGGTGCCCCACTTCCGCAATCAGCACGATAGCGAGCTGCACATGGAGGGCTGCCCCCACGTCGCTGAGCTCGACGTGCGGGGATGTAGCGGAGAAAGCCGTCCCAGCGAAGTGGGACAGCCGGCGCCAGACCGATTTCTTCTGACGCGCCCTGTGGGACATTTCGATGTTCGCCAGGGTACAGCGAGTGAGACTGACTTTGGTGCCGGCGGCCGCAGCGGCAGCGGGGAAGCAAGCGGAACGCGCAGCCGTCGCACCCAGTTCTACTCGCTCGCCGCGCTGGTATCGCGCTGGCTCAAGGCCAGGCAGGACAACATGGATGACACGATGATTGTCAGCGCAGGTACACAGGAACCAATGACCTATCGGGAGCTGTTCGAGAATTTCTTCGAGAAGCGTCCTTACCTTTCTGGGAACACGCGCGTGTACTGGAGTAAGGCATGGATCCGGAAGACAGACGATGGCTTCAAGATCATTTTCTGTGAACCGATCACGGCCCTTGTCGGCGAAATGCTGGCGGAACCTTTGCGTCCCTCTGCGATGGTGTGGAACAGCGTCTTGGCGGCATCGGAGATGAAATCCCTGCATGCCAGGCGTCTTCAGCGCTTCGCGGAAAGCGAAGCACCCTGCGTGGTATTCCTCTATGGGACTCCCGCGCTGCAGGAGAAGCACTCACGGACCTATCTGAACTTCGACGTGAAGAGCTTGGATCTTGTTGATGTGCAGGGTACCGATATCTTTGACAGGATCCGACGTCCCCAAGACTGAGTAGCTTTGGCCCATCAGTAGGACCAAGGGGACGCCAGCCTTGGCGTTCCAATGTCCCGCCGGCCGGATTCGTGATACGTGAGTCTCGCTGGCGGGCAGATGTCCGCAAATTGAGCGCAGTGACTTCAAACCAGCGTCATGATTGCCGCTTCATTCGCGAGATTGTCCTGCGTCCGAATCGAGCCTTGCCACGTTCGGGCAGTAGGATGCCGCATAGGGATTGTGAGCCGTACCGGGAGATCATATGAGTGACGTGGCGATGTTGTTGGATGCTGGGCTTCCCGTAGCTGTCGTCGCGGTGATCAGTGGCGTAGTGCTCGGCGCGAAAGTAGTACAGGCGCTATGCGCGTACCTTCGTCAGGGGCGAAAGGAGTGTCTGGAGCTGTGGGATCGCTCAAAGGTAGATGATGCGTTCTGGCTGGAGTCATATATCAACCATCGATACAACGTGCGTTCTCCCCCGGCGGATCTGGTTCGAGCGTGCCTAGAGGCAGGTAATTCGACAACGATGATGAGGGATCTTGTCATGAACTGGCGATTCTTCCAGGGAAATTCCCTGCCTACATTGCGCTGGCGTGGCGCCAGCAGGAACCACCCGATTCTTCTCTGGGTTGAGCTGGCGATGCTCCCTCTGGTCTATTTTGGTTTCGTTGTTCTGGGCCTATTGGTTATCGACAAAGGGGGGGAGAGGGGGATTGTGGCTGCGGGCCCGTTGATTGCATTGGGTGCACTGAGCTTCTGGTCGTTCCTGACATTGATCGGCGCACGAAGAGCGCTATCTGATCTGAGAAGGCAGGATGAAACAGATGAGCGGGTTTCGTTGTCGCATCCGCCAGCCGACAAGCACAGGGCGCTTGGTTAGGATGGTCCTTTGTTGTCATGGATGAACCGATGGTCTCTGCCGCTTCGCGCTTCTGCCGCATCTGTGGTCCCGGCCCGATCCTGATGGTGCTGCAGGTGGTGGCGCTGCTGTCGATGGCGCTGGCAGCCGGCTTCTTCCACTACCGCGTGGATCTGCTGCTTGAGCCGGTGGATGAAACCTGCGGCGGCCCGGATCCGGTGGCACGCATGCAGGTGGCGGAGCAGTTGATGGCCCGTTCGCTCGCGCTTGAGCCTTGGCAGCCGTTGCATTGGATTCCGCTGGCCGGCGTGACACTGGCCATGCTGGGCGCGATGTCGATCAGTCTCTATAGGCTCGGGCGCCTGCCGGGGAGACTGCGTTTGGCCAACTGGGGAATGATGGCACTGCATGGCGCGATACTGGCATTGGCCAGTTGGGCGCTGCGTCTGTACGACACGGCGTGGACCAGCGTGGCGACGCTGTCTCCTGCGGCGTGCCTGGTGGAACTGGGCGAGCAGGGCAGGTTGCCGCTGGCGCAGGCGCAGCAGGTGGTGTTCGAGATCCTCACCCATGAGCATGCGCCGCTGCTGCGCAACCCCGATGATCTTGCCCTGGTGCTGGTCGCGCTGATGCTGACGGCGATGACTGCGGGATTCATGCTGTGGCGGGCGATCGTGCGGATACGCGAGGCGGAGTTGCCTGCGGCGTAGCTGGCTTGGCTGGGCCAATGGCGTATGGCTGATCGCGCACGTGCCGCCGCAGTGCATTGCCGGCTGAGCACTCTTCCTGCCATGGGCCCGCAATCGCGCTACAGTCCATGCCTCGCCCCTGCAAGGAAGTGCTGATGCGTTGGTTGCTGCGTGCTGTGCCGTTGCTGCTGTGTTCGTTGGCGGTACATGCCGCCGAAGTGGACCGCCGGATTGCGGTGACCATCGACGATCTGCCCTGGGCACGGGTGGATGAGATCGTGCCGCCGGATCTGCAGGCACGCCATGAGGCGCTGATGGCACAACTCCGCCAGGCGGGTGTGCCGGTGGTGGGCTTCGTCAACGAGAACAAACTCGAAATCGACGGGCAGGTGCAGCCGGCGCGGGTGCAGATGCTGCGCGACTGGCTGGACGGCGGCTACGTGCTGGGCAACCACACGTATTCGCACATGGATCTGAATGCCAAGGGCGTGCCTGCGTTCCAGCGGGATTTCCTGCGTGGTGAAACGGTGCTGCGGCCCTTGCTGGCCGAGCGCGGACTGAAGCCGCAATGGATGCGCCATCCCTATCTGCGTGCCGGGCGCACGCCGGAAGAACGCGCGGAGATGGACGTGTTCTTCAAGGCGCACGGCTACCGCGTGGCGCCGGTGACGGTCGACAACAGTGAGTGGGTGTGGGCGTTCGCCTATGCCAATGTTATGAACGAACAGCCTGACTCACCCGAGCGCGAGGCGACGCTGGCACAGCTGCGCAAGGGCTATGTGCCCTACATGCTGAACAAGCTGGACTACTACGAGAAGCAGTCGCAGGCGCTGCTGGGCTATACGCTGCCGCAGGTGTGGTTGATGCACGCGAACGAGCTCAATGCAGCCACGTTCGCCGAACTGGTGGCGGCGACGAAGCGGCGCGGCTATCGCTTCATTTCACTGGACGAGGCGATGCGTGACCCGGCCTATGCGCGTGGTGCCGAGGGCTACAGCGGACGCTATGGCCCGAGCTGGCTGCACCGCTGGGCGATGGCCGAGAAGAAGCCGAAAGACTTCTACGCCGGAGAACCGGTGGTGCCGGCGTGGGTGATGAAGCTGGCCAAGGTGGATTCGGAGTGAGGCTCAGCGCTTGACGGCCAGCACACCGTCCAGCGCCAGTTCGGCCTTGAAGCCGGCCTTTTCCAGGCGCTTGGCTACTTCACGCGGCACGTCGCGGCCGCTGGTCAACTTGTTCGGCGCGCCGGTGTAATGGAACAGGCGTCCGCCCTTGCGGATGACGCGGGCGAGGTGGTCGTAGAACACCTGCGAGTACAGCTCGCCGGCGATGCCGAAGCGCGGCGGGTCGTGCAGGATCGCGTCGACACTGTTGCTGGCCACCTGTTCGATCTGCTGCGAGACGTCCCCGTGGCTGAACCGCAGGCGGCCACCGGCCGCAGCCGATTCCGGATCTGGAGACCACGGGTTGAGCGTGCGCAGCCACATCACATCGGCGTTCTTCTCGAACGAGCGGATCTGGCCGACACCGGCTTCCAGCGCGCAGGCGGCGAAGTAGCCCAGGCCACCGCAGGTATCGAGGATGACCTTGCCGGCCGGGGCAACCAGCTCGACCTTGCGGCGCGCGTCCTCGAACGGTGACAGCTTGGAGGTCGGCAGCATCTTGATGCCGTCGATCTCGAAGGTCGGTGCGCCCCATTCGGTCGGCACCAGCTTGATCAGCGAGCCGCTGTAGCGCGAGATCGGTGCGAAGTCCTCGCCGTCCCAGTAGTACAGCGTGCGGTCCTTCAGCTTGCCCGGCCACGGGTAGGCCTGGCCACGGAAGTGGAAGCCGTCGGCGTTCAGGGCCACGCTGTCCTGGCTCCGGCCCAGGTCGAGCGAGCCCTGCCATTCAGCAGCGCCCTTGTCATGGGCACGGCGCAGGTTGTCAGCGCTGTCGCGGGTCAGCAGGGG contains:
- a CDS encoding polysaccharide deacetylase family protein, translated to MRWLLRAVPLLLCSLAVHAAEVDRRIAVTIDDLPWARVDEIVPPDLQARHEALMAQLRQAGVPVVGFVNENKLEIDGQVQPARVQMLRDWLDGGYVLGNHTYSHMDLNAKGVPAFQRDFLRGETVLRPLLAERGLKPQWMRHPYLRAGRTPEERAEMDVFFKAHGYRVAPVTVDNSEWVWAFAYANVMNEQPDSPEREATLAQLRKGYVPYMLNKLDYYEKQSQALLGYTLPQVWLMHANELNAATFAELVAATKRRGYRFISLDEAMRDPAYARGAEGYSGRYGPSWLHRWAMAEKKPKDFYAGEPVVPAWVMKLAKVDSE
- a CDS encoding class I SAM-dependent methyltransferase, with the protein product MPHYTGPLLTRDSADNLRRAHDKGAAEWQGSLDLGRSQDSVALNADGFHFRGQAYPWPGKLKDRTLYYWDGEDFAPISRYSGSLIKLVPTEWGAPTFEIDGIKMLPTSKLSPFEDARRKVELVAPAGKVILDTCGGLGYFAACALEAGVGQIRSFEKNADVMWLRTLNPWSPDPESAAAGGRLRFSHGDVSQQIEQVASNSVDAILHDPPRFGIAGELYSQVFYDHLARVIRKGGRLFHYTGAPNKLTSGRDVPREVAKRLEKAGFKAELALDGVLAVKR